A window from Triticum dicoccoides isolate Atlit2015 ecotype Zavitan unplaced genomic scaffold, WEW_v2.0 scaffold128626, whole genome shotgun sequence encodes these proteins:
- the LOC119343466 gene encoding flavonoid O-methyltransferase-like protein Os11g0303600, translating to MAAQTDKMAVPTDAELLQAQADLWRHTLCYLTPMALRCAVELGIPTAIHGLGGAASPHDLIAALSLPPSKLSFLGRLLYQLATAGVFDTTDAGTTYRLNPISYLLVDGVHIDGDGCQTAIVRVASSRYYVEAAFGLADWFRKDFDGPVPSPFEDLHGATIFDDSMALLDPEMDKLVHEAKASHNHMGIGLVLRQCRDLFQGLESLTDLCGGDGTTARAIVKAYPHIKCTVLDLPKVIDKAPAEGVVKYVAGDIFHVVPPAQAVLIKSVLHLWSDEDCIKILAQCKKAIPPRDAGGKVIVIDIMLSSASGLMLETHHLVDMLKLVMTRGRQRDEKDWSDIFMKAGFSEYKIFKKVGARVVIEVYP from the exons ATGGCAGCTCAGACCGACAAGATGGCCGTCCCCACCGACGCTGAGCTGCTCCAGGCCCAGGCCGACCTGTGGCGCCACACCTTGTGCTACCTCACACCCATGGCGCTCCGGTGCGCCGTCGAGCTAGGCATCCCCACGGCCATCCATGGTCTCGGCGGCGCCGCGTCGCCCCACGACCTGATCGCCGCGCTGTCACTGCCCCCGTCCAAGCTGTCGTTCCTCGGCCGCCTGCTGTATCAGCTGGCCACGGCAGGCGTCTTCGACACCACCGACGCGGGGACGACGTACCGCCTCAACCCGATATCGTACCTCCTGGTGGACGGCGTCCACATCGACGGCGATGGCTGCCAGACAGCCATCGTGCGTGTGGCTTCCTCGCGGTACTACGTGGAGGCGGCATTTGGGCTGGCGGACTGGTTCAGGAAGGACTTTGACGGGCCGGTGCCTTCGCCGTTCGAAGACTTGCACGGCGCGACCATCTTCGACGACAGCATGGCGCTCCTGGACCCGGAGATGGATAAACTGGTCCACGAGGCCAAGGCTTCCCATAACCATATGGGGATCGGTCTTGTGCTACGACAGTGCCGTGACCTATTTCAGGGACTGGAGTCTCTGACTGACTTGTGCGGTGGTGATGGGACGACGGCGAGGGCCATCGTCAAGGCCTATCCGCACATCAAGTGCACTGTGCTGGACCTGCCAAAGGTCATCGACAAAGCTCCGGCTGAAGGAGTGGTTAAGTATGTTGCTGGTGACATCTTCCATGTCGTCCCGCCTGCTCAAGCTGTGTTGATCAAG TCTGTTCTGCACTTGTGGAGCGACGAGGATTGCATCAAGATCTTGGCACAATGCAAGAAGGCCATTCCTCCCCGAGACGCAGGAGGAAAAGTCATTGTGATAGATATTATGCTTAGCTCGGCTTCAGGGCTGATGCTGGAAACCCATCACCTGGTGGATATGTTGAAGCTGGTGATGACGAGAGGTCGGCAGCGGGATGAAAAGGACTGGAGCGACATCTTCATGAAAGCAGGATTCAGCGAATATAAGATTTTCAAGAAAGTTGGAGCTCGAGTTGTCATTGAGGTCTACCCGTAA